One Triticum dicoccoides isolate Atlit2015 ecotype Zavitan chromosome 3B, WEW_v2.0, whole genome shotgun sequence genomic window, CTGCCTCTGTGATGGGTCAGGTACTGTTGAATGTTACAGTTTTTGAGGACAACTGATCAGGACAAATGGACTAATTGCTAATAGATTTCATGTATACCTATTTTCAATAGTGCCTGAACAAAAAATGGCGACTTAAAATAGCCATTGATGGTAGCAATTAAAGCTAATTTTCTTAAAATCTATCTCACATCTAATAATGAGCTTAAATTatggattttttttgaaacatgTAAGTGTACTATTTACAATATTCAAAACAATGAGCTAGCAGTTAGTTGGTTAATGGTTAACATAGTGAAGtttgaaaaataaaatgacattaatTAACAAATGATAAATGAAAAGAGTTTTGTTATTGTTTTAGAAGTACTACAACAATACTTAGACTTTGGTTTCATCAGTATTAAATAAATGAAAAATGAAAGGAgtatcagcaaaaaagacaaatcggaccAAAACAGTACATGaagtaaacatttttacagacctccaatttgtcttttttgctgagagctcgtcagatgtccaaatgatttgaaaataagagcgaacctcacgcatcaaattgtctatcgcacaatttatttttggattttttttttgaatttttcttgtatttgttttgttttttttgtcAACGTGGGTGcaaatgagctcgggtgcagagatGGATTTTCCTAACTAGtgccatatgcatgacactagtctaagttactagtgTTTGATGAAATAAATTCTGGAGTTTATAatttaattttgaatttgaattctgaggtggaatttgaaatgagatatgAACTCATAGTGATCAAGCACTGTTAACAGGAAGTGAGTTAGGATAATCATAGAGGGGTTACTATAGCTTAATACATGGGGGTACGGTGTTACAACTTAGGATAGAGAGATGATTCATAGCAATAATCTATATTTGATAATAAGAAAGTAACATCAAAGTGCATAAACAAAATCACTATATTGCTTTTTCATGTTAAATTGTCTTCAAGTAATACCAGATAATACTCATAATGCCATATTCATGTTCCCAATCAATCAAGGCTTTATCACATTCAAGCATCTTATCATTTGAACTTACTGCAAATAACTAAAATTTCATGAAATGTTGCTTTTGCGTGCAAATTTTGCAACCAAACATTGCTTGCAAATGTTACTTGCCAAGTTATTCAAACTTTGCCTGCGAAATTTGCATTCAAACTTTGCTTGAAAAAATTGCATTCAAACTTCCCTTGCGAAATTTGCAAGGAAGTTCGAGTACACAGGTTATTTACCGCAAATAACTGCAGCCAAAGTTCTTGTACTGCAGTACGGTACCCTGTTCTTATCATGATGTACTGCAAGTTTATAACGATGTACCTGTCTTAAATTAATTTACTGTACTCCTGACATTACAACATTGCTTGCGAAAGTTGCATTCAAACTTTGCTTGCGAAATTTGCAAGGAAGTTCGAGTACACAGGTTATTTACTGCAAATAACTGCAGCCAAAGTTCTTGTACAGCAGTACGGTGCCCTGTTCTTATCATGATGTgctgcaagtttataatgatgtaCCTGTTCTTAAATTAATTTACTGTACTCCTGACATTACAACAAGTTTATGATCTACTTCAAGCTTCCTTATCATGATCTACATTCCCAGTTTAGTTTAAATTTTCAGAGATCGAAATTTCTAGTGTCCAAATTGTACTCCTGTCAAGTTTCAGTTTACGCAGTGCAACATTTGGCTACTCCTGCAAAGTTTCGGTTTCCATAGTCAACACAGTTTATGTCAAGTTTACATAGTTCACACATCTGGCTGCTCCTATCAGGTTTCTGTCGACATTTTTGCAAATTGTACACCGGTCAAGTTGCAGTTTACATAGTactccattcagtttaaagttggcTACAGTAAATTCAGTGTACACTATGCCACATTCGGTTTAAATTCAGTTTACACAGTGAATTTGCATCCTCTGCGTGACCATCTGCATCTTCATTTGCATCAGTGCAGCAATGAGTTTAAATCCAGTTTACACAGTGCAACATTCAGTTTAAACTCGTGGGCTTTTGACCGGGCCAGAAAATTCTTGCCCTTGGGCCGACGGGGCCCAATAACACGATCGTATAAAAAACACGAGCAGAAAGAAACCCTACCTCCGAGAAGCAGCCACCCACCCCGACCTCCACCTTGACGGCGCCCGCCGCCGGCGTCGCCGTTCCCAAATCGACGCGACCGAGGAGGCTGTCGAAATGgccggccgccgccgcagccgatCCCGAATCCAcaccagcgacgacgacgacggggcgacccgtcccagccgccgccgccgccgcgcggagGTGGCTGTCCCTCTGCCGGACGGCGGCGATACCCTGTCGGAGTCGCTGCAGGACGACAGCAGACCTCCTCCTGCGCCATCGGAGTCGCTGCCGTTGCCGTTGGACATGCTTTGGAAGATCCTCCTCCTTCTGCCACCGCAGCCGTCCTCCCGCCTCCGCGCATCCGCCGTCTCCCGGCGCTGGCGAGGCGTCGCCACCGACCCCAACTTTAAAAGCCAGTTCCGTGTCCACCGCAGGAACTGCAAGCCGCCACCCATTCTCGGATTATTTGTGCGCCGATGGAAGATGGAGTTCAGGCAGGGCTTCCTCCACCCTTCCGACCGTGTCCCTGCCGAGCGCTTCTCCATCCCGTCCCGCTACGACATCCGTGGGTGCCGACATGGTCGTGTGCTCGCTGTACACCGTGAGTATGCAAAGCTTCTTGTGTTTGCCCCACTCTCTGGCGAGGTGTGCACCCTGTCCGTTCCCGATGAGTTCAGGCCACCGTCTTGCTTCCACCTCAATGGGGCGGTGCTCTGTGATGCCAACGACCACGGCCATGTTCATGGCATGTGCCACCAGAGCCCCTTCAAGGTGGTATTGCTTTCAAGGTATTCTATGGAAGATCGATTCATTACCTCTGTTTACTCGTCAAGGTCCAAAAAATGGAGTGTCGTCGTTTCAAAAGAGGCTCCATGCTCCGTTGATTCTGACGTTCCGGCGATCCTGGTTAATAATCGACTCTACTGGCTGCTTTCGTCTAAAGCCCGTGGTCTCCTTGAGTTTGATTTGGATAGGCAGAGCCTAACTGTGATCGAGTGGCCTACTAGTATGATTGATTCCGGAAGCCATGGGATGATCAAAACAGAGGAAGGCGCAGTTGGCTTGGTCAGGTTTTCATTCCCGAGCCTAGAAATATGGCAGAGGAAGATCAATCAGGGTGTTGCCACGTGGTTGGATCCAAGGATAGTTGATATGCATAACGTTCTTGGGATCCCCCctcagattggtaggagaagatggCCATGCAGTTTGAGAGGCTATGAGGAGGAAAACCATGTGATCATTCTGTATGTTGATGATAGTGCCTACATGGTTGATCTTAAGTCAATGCAATCCACAAAACTTGATGGAAGCCGTTCGATGAATCGCTGTCACCCTTTCACCAGTTTCTATCCACCAGGTGATTGCTCATCCTTAGTTTTCTTATTTTAAGAGTAACCCAATTCAGTTATGTTATGTACATTGATTGCTCACACACAATGATTGTGGTACTTAGAATGTTCATTTACAACTTGAACTTAGTAAGCAATTTCCGGTGACAAACACATAGTTAGTAATTGCCCCTTTGCTAGATGGATGAATTTATAGTCATATTGTTTTAGTACATCTTATTTTGATACCAAAATCAGATGCCAACTGAGTAACTCAGTTGGCACTTTGAAACCTCAAAGCAAGTTCTATTCTTTATCCATCATTATATGTTTTGATCTTGATATTAATCTTAACTCCATGAAAACAACTTTGTTGAATCCATACTTTCTGAAATAACTGTGTTTTTGTCATTTGTTCATTTATTACATTTGTAGCATATAGAAATGAAATGAATTTTCTTATCTCGGGATCCTTTTATTTAGAACAGAATACCAAACATGAATTTTCTTGCTAAGTGTTTATTATTTTGGCATATTCTTGTTTGCTTCACATGATGAGGGATGAGTTTACTGGACAAAAGTTATAGGCCATATTGTTTTTGGCCTTCTTGCCAGCTAAATTCTCCATTCTGAATACTCCTTCCATCTAACAACAAGTGTAGATATttttttaatctattgctagtatcAAGCACGAGTTATAACACGTGTGTAAAAATAAATTATAAAAGCGAGTTATATTTGTCGGCACATGTTTCTAACTTTCTCATTGTTGCCTTTTCCGCTCCATTTGTCTCTTCATTAGAACTGTTGCTAATTGTCTGACTTGTTATGCTTCTAGACATGGCCATATAAGAAGCGCCGATATAGGAACATGGACACGAGGATACGGGCACAGATACAAAAGCATTTTCCAGAAACAGCCATACGGCGACACGGCGAGTATatacataaataaataaagtacaacATGTATTGTTGTGAGGACAAGAGTATATTTGTAAGATGTAAGGTCAAAGTACTGCCCATTTGTTTTCTGCTTTCAGTTCCACGTTTGTATATGGCTGAGCTTAATGCAGCTGATTCTGCAAGTATATGTGAGTGAAAAATTCAGGAAAGGGAAAATATAATACAGCATGTAATATGGACATAATTATATTTGTAAGATGTGGGATCAAGTCTTGATTCTGTCATGTAATGTGGACAAAATTATGTTTGTAAGATGTGAGATCATTTGGTTTCATTTCCACGTTTGTATATGACTGAACTCAATGCAGCTGAAACAGGGGATGGTGTGACTGGAAAGACAGACAGTCAAGACCTGAATACCCAATATGTCCTGGGTTCAGGTCGGATTTAGTTGTATCTTCGTCATTTGTTTTTTGAAATTTAAGAACCTGTCCATGTTTTCACATTTTCATCTAATGCTTTGATTGGAAGTTTAAATCACGCTGGAAGAATTTGCATTCTCAGCTAAAATTCCTATGAGGTTACTTGCCATAGAAGGATGGGACTACACGGCTGCAAGACACTACTAGAAACTTACTATTCATGTTCTGAATTAAGAGGAAAGCCAAGGCATAACCAATAGGTTCCACCAGAGTCCCTGTCCCGAGCAATGGATTGGGGCTGCATGCATCgtttagatgcagaggccgggggataACCTCCTTTCCAGAAAAAAGAAGTTCTGAATTCTAAGAGGAAAGCCAAGGCATAACCAATAGGTTCCACCAGAGTCACTGTCCCGAGCAATGGATTGGGGCTGCATGCATCgtttagatgcagaggccgggggataACCTCCTTTCCGGAAAAAAGAAGTTCTGAATTCTAAGAGGAAAGCCAAGGTATAACCAATAGGTTCCACCAGAGTCCCTGTCCCGAGCAATNNNNNNNNNNNNNNNNNNNNNNNNNNNNNNNNNNNNNNNNNNNNNNNNNNNNNNNNNNNNNNNNNNNNNNNNNNNNNNNNNNNNNNNNNNNNNNNNNNNNNNNNNNNNNNNNNNNNNNNNNNNNNNNNNNNNNNNNNNNNNNNNNNNNNNNNNNNNNNNNNNNNNNNNNNNNNNNNNNNNNNNNNNNNNNNNNNNNNNNNNNNNNNNNNNNNNNNNNNNNNNNNNNNNNNNNNNNNNNNNNNNNNNNNNNNNNNNNNNNNNNNNNNNNNNNNNNNNNNNNNNNNNNNNNNNNNNNNNNNNNNNNNNNNNNNNNNNNNNNNNNNNNNNNNNNNNNNNNNNNNNNNNNNNNNNNNNNNNNNNNNNNNNNNNNNNNNNNNNNNNNNNNNNNNNNNNNNNNNNNNNNNNNNNNNNNNNNNNNNNNNNNNNNNNNNNNNNNNNNNNNNNNNNNNNNNNNNNNNNNNNNNNNNNNNNNNNNNNNNNNNNNNNNNNNNNNNNNNNNNNNNNNNNNNNNNNNNNNNNNNNNNNNNNNNNNNTGCAGAGGCCGGGGGATAACCTCCTTTCCGAAAAAAAGAAGTTCTGAATTCTAAGAGGAAAGCCAAGGCATAACCAATAGGTTCCACCAGAGTCCCTGTCCCGAGCAATGGATTGGGGCTGCATGCATCgtttagatgcagaggccgggggataACCTCCTTTCTGGAAAAAAGAAGTTCTGAATTCTAAGAGGAAAGCCAAGGCATAACCAATAGGTTCCACCAGAGTCCCTGTCCCGAGCAATGGATTGGAGCTGCATGCATCgtttagatgcagaggccgggggataACCTCCTTTCGTGAACTTTTTCGGGTCCGAGCACCTTTTTTGAATCCGTGGTTATTTTCCGCTTAGCTGCCACGTTCAAGCACTATCGCCAGGTCGCCGCCGACGGGGGAGCGCTGGTCTAAATGGGGATCATCTAATGCACCAATCAAAGTCAACTCCTATTCGACGCTCGCAGCACCGGTTGTTATAGCGGCTCCGATTCATTTAATGTAGGCCGGCCCGTTAATAGGTATTCGAGCGTAGTTCCGGCCACTGGTCTTAAGAAGCTTCCAGCCGGTTTTTCCCTTTTGGTTTTTGGATGCTTttcatttgttttttttcttttcctgttaTTTTCCTGTtctttttgccttttcttttctttttaaaatGCATGATTTTTTCAAATTCGAAGATTTTTAATCAAACTCATGAAACTATTTTTTTTAACATGTGCACATTTCTCCAAACTTGTAAAACTTTTTTTTAACATGTgtatttttcaaattcgtgaacttttttcgaatctatgaactattttcaaattaatGAATATATTCGAATTCTTAAACCTTTGTCAAATTTCTGAACTTTTTTTGCCAAAATACACGAGATTTTTTTTAATTCATAAACTTTCATGAACTGTTTTCACATCCGCCAGGTTTTTTTGAACCCTTGAAACTTTTTTGAGTTTATGAACTTACTTCAAATCCGCGAATTTTTTGAATAAGGCGGTCTTTTCAAACCCTAGAATATTTTTGAGTTGTGAACCTTTTCAAACCCACAATTGTTTtttgaaatcgtgaacattttttagtTTGTGCACCTTTTTTGAAACCGTGGTTTTTTTTAGTTCATGATTATTTTCAGAAAAATGCCTGCATTAAAAAGACATTTTCTCTTAGAAAAGTCAATGGGTCAATGGTGAACAAACGGCGCGTCCCGACCAACGAACGGGAGGATTCGAATATATAGCTAGGTAGCTAGATGCATGCATGGATATACATACACATATGACATACGAAATCTCTTAGGATCGTGTGTCATATCCATACACATATGACATATGGATATGCATGTATGAATCTATTAGCCTCCCTCCAATATCCCCATCTTTCTTCTGCCTTTGTGAATTTATCCCGAATGAATCCATGGTGATTCACTGTCTCAGTTTGGGAGCCCTGAACCTGCCTGCTCCCACCCAAGAGTAGCGGGCGTTGCTAGAATCGCTGAGCATGACCACTGACCGACCTCTTGTATATGCAGCTCATGTTTGCATTTGCAAATCACATGGGAATCCCAAATTAACACCACTTCTGCATTGGCTGTCAACTTGATTTTAATTTCTGGCCTGAAGCAGCCCAGTTTAGTTCCTGCTCTGATCATGTCTTTAAAGAAACTGATGGAGTCTCTCAGATACAAGCCGTTTTCATTTCCGCTTAGCTGCCGCAATCAAGCACTATCGCCGGGTGGCCGCCGACGTGGGAGTGCTGGTCTAAAAGGGGATCATCTAAAATGCACCAATCAAGGCCAACTCCTATTCGGCGCTTGTAGCGCTAGTTATAGCGCTTCTAGTATGCGGCGCACAACACCTGCTTTGGTTGATTTTTTGCGGGCCGGCCCATTAATAGATATTCGAGCGCAGTTTCGGCCACTGGTCTTAGGAAGCTTCCGGCTGGTTTTTCCCTTTTGGTTTTTGGATGGtttttatttgtattttttttctgttcctttcattttccttttcccttcttcttttctttttaagtgcatgaacttttttaaaattcgaaATTTTCCTTCAAACTTTTGAAACTATTTTGTTAAACATGTGTATTTTTCTCAAACTTGTGGAACTTTTTTAAAAAAACACGTgtattttttaaaattcataaacttttctgaatccatgaattttttttcaaatgcatgaatatATTCAAATCCTTAAACCTTTTCCAAATTTCTGAACTTATTCtcaaaatccatgatttttttgaaGTCGTGAACATTTTTTAGTTTGTGCACCTTTTTTGAGAccatgattttttttagaaaaaatgcCCGCTTAAAAAAACACGTTCTCTCAGAAAAGACACTGGGTCAACGGTGAACTGGTCAACCGCGACCAACGAACCGGGAAAACGGCGCGTCCCGACCAGCGAATGTGAGGAGGTCTCGCAATCAAGTACCATGGTGTTGTAAGTTGGGCGTCTTGTCGGACAGAAGCTATAGCCGGCCAAAATTAAATGGGTCACGGACAACATATAAACAACACCGAATAGCGCTAGGCCACATGGATGTTCTCGGGCTGGGCTGAATTTGAGCATGCACACCAACCCCTAAAAAAATAACTCGCTCGCCTTGCCGAAGAACATTTCCGACTAAAAAAGTCCACTAATTCTTGATTGcatttgtcttagatttgtccagatatggatgtacctaatactaaaacatgacttgatacgtccgtatttaaacaaatttaagacaagaattcttggacggagggagtatatgtgagaAATACACACAAAATAGAATAATTTGTGGATTTATAGTAACTATATAGACACACAATTTTGTGTGCTTAATGTAACACACAAATAGAAACCTTTCTCTATAAAGTATTActaacacatactccctccgtctggaaatacttgtcatcaaaatgaataaaaaggaatgtatctagacatattttagttttagattcatctctttttgtccattttgatgacaagtattttcggacggagggagtagtttacatcTATATATAAATGTAGCTAGATATTACCTCCGTCCCAAACAAAATTCTTGTCTATGATTTGTGCAGATACAAATGTATTTAATACTAAAACATGACTaggtacatccatatctagacaaatctaagaaaaTAATTTTGATATGGAGTGAGTATGCaagtttttaaaaaaattgaagatTCAAAATGGGGTTTTCAATTGAGCTCACCAAGTCCAGGATCCATTTGGGGTTTCTGAGTTGCAGTTCTCCATCTTCGACATGTGCCTGGTACCTGAAAACATGATTGCTTCCGCCAAATTTGAATAAACATTTCATACATAATAATCAGCGCTTGGCTTCAGGAATATTTAGGTCTGATGGCCCAGCTTTTTCATCAAAGCCACATCAGTAGTTCATACTGTACAAAATTTTGAGCATCGCAGAAAATACAGGTCTCATCAGCAGCCGCTCAAGCAAAATATCATATACATACTAGTAGGAATACACA contains:
- the LOC119274317 gene encoding uncharacterized protein LOC119274317; protein product: MAGRRRSRSRIHTSDDDDGATRPSRRRRRAEVAVPLPDGGDTLSESLQDDSRPPPAPSESLPLPLDMLWKILLLLPPQPSSRLRASAVSRRWRGVATDPNFKSQFRVHRRNCKPPPILGLFVRRWKMEFRQGFLHPSDRVPAERFSIPSRYDIRGCRHGRVLAVHREYAKLLVFAPLSGEVCTLSVPDEFRPPSCFHLNGAVLCDANDHGHVHGMCHQSPFKVVLLSRYSMEDRFITSVYSSRSKKWSVVVSKEAPCSVDSDVPAILVNNRLYWLLSSKARGLLEFDLDRQSLTVIEWPTSMIDSGSHGMIKTEEGAVGLVRFSFPSLEIWQRKINQGVATWLDPRIVDMHNVLGIPPQIGRRRWPCSLRGYEEENHVIILYVDDSAYMVDLKSMQSTKLDGSRSMNRCHPFTSFYPPDMAI